A window of Hordeum vulgare subsp. vulgare chromosome 5H, MorexV3_pseudomolecules_assembly, whole genome shotgun sequence genomic DNA:
TAGAAAAACTGCCCACACGAACACATGCTGCAACTAGCTCATGTGACATCCTACTCCAAACCGGTAGATCAAAAACCAATAAAAATCCTAGCAAATAAAAAAACACTAGCCCAACAAAAGGGGAACCAAATAAACCGAACGAACACACATAACACAACAATAGCGATCCATGGTGAAGAACTTCATCCATGCGTAGAGAAATTAGGCCAAAAAAGGACAAAAATCAAACCCAAAACGAGTGCGGCGAATCGCGACTCAAAATAAGAAGAATCACCAACTGAAACAActattatgaatcttatttgattacTTGGACGTTTTTTTTAAATGATCTAACTTAAGTAATAAAAGTCGGGCTATCAATGCGGATATCGACTCTCATTATGAATCTTGTTGATTACGAACAGAGAAAATTTTATAACAACAGTAAATATCCTTGTGAAAGAATTCATTAATGATTGTACCTTATTGCTATTGAACAACACGACTATTTAAGCCGAATGCGTTGCTCATCTCGGAGTGAGGTGAGACTAAATATGAACAATTTATTTTGGTTTTAACAACCAACCAGTTTGATACGGATTAAAATATCTAAAATGATTAACGTACACATGTATACATGTatttaatatttttaaaatgaaatATAATTATAAATGATAAAATTAAAGTCTGTCTGAACATATGAAACTGTACCGTACTGTTGTGATTGGAGATGCTTTTGTCAAATACACGCACGCGTCCACGCCGCGAAAGCGCACGCCCCCTCTTTCCCAAATCTCTCCCTCGTAGGCGGGAAAACGGTGGCGCGAAAGTTGACGTGCTCAGGAATCTCGTCGCGCCTGATTGGCCTAACCGTGCCACCCACGGATCGCTCCTCCCCAAACCAGATCGAGACCGTCCACCCCCATCCCGATCCCACCGTCGAACGCCCACCACCCGCGGATCGACGGGCCCACCACAGCCGCGTCCGCCCCATCTAAATACCCCGCCCCCTCCCGTGACCTCCCACCACCGCAGCTCAGTCTGGCTCTCTCCATCTCCATCCCAATCCCGACCTACCGCCCGCTCCCGCAGCAAGGCATGGACGCCTCCGGCACCGTCGCGAAGGGCAAGAAGGGCGCCGCCGGGCGCAAGGCCGGCAGCCCCAGGAAGAAGTCGGTGTCCCGCTCGGTCAAGGCCGGCCTCCAGTTCCCCGTCGGCCGCATCGGGCGGTACCTCAAGAAGGGCCGCTACGCGCAGCGCGTCGGCACGGGCGCCCCCGTCTACCTCGCGGCCGTCCTCGAGTACCTGGCCGCCGAGCTGCTTGAGCTCGCCGGGAACGCCGCCAAGGACAACAAGAAGAGCCGCATCATCCCCCGCCACCTGTTGCTCGCCGTCAGGAACGACGAGGAGCTCGGCAAGCTGCTGGCCGGCGTCACCATCGCGCACGGCGGCGTGGTCCCCAACATCAACACGGTGCTGCTCCCCAAGAGGACCGCGGAGAAGGAGGGCAAGGCGCCAAAGTCCCCCAAGAAGGCGCCCAAGTCCCCCAAGAAGGCCGCCAAGTCGCCCAAGAAGGCCGCCACCCCGAAGAAGGCCTGATGGAGATGCGTTCTGTGTCGTTTAGGCTGTGTGCTGCGTAGTGTTCTTCTTCTGAATCTGAATAGGGGTGTGAAGTCGTTCGTTAGTTGTTGATGTACCTTGTGTTGTGATGGAAGGAATTCAGAAATCTCGTTTGAGTTCCCAAATATGCACTGGAGATTTGCATCTGTGACGCGCGACATGTTGCCCGTGCCACTGAAATTGGCAAATGAATTTTGACAGCTGACAGAGTCGTTCGGTTCATTTTTGTGGATTCAGTTTACCGCTccgttcttttgttgttgttgagaaCAGAGCAGTAAACCATGCACAGAAACGGATCAGTGAACTGAATCTGGATGTAAATTGCGCTAAATAGACAATTTTGATGAAATTGTGTTGGATGGAATTGAATAACCTGCCTTCCAATACTTGACATCGCTTGCTGTGGGGAAGCAAACATCCACCACAACGAACGGTTCACGCCGCAGAAGCCGCCTTGTCTTAACTGTTCCTTGTGATT
This region includes:
- the LOC123398894 gene encoding histone H2A-like; amino-acid sequence: MDASGTVAKGKKGAAGRKAGSPRKKSVSRSVKAGLQFPVGRIGRYLKKGRYAQRVGTGAPVYLAAVLEYLAAELLELAGNAAKDNKKSRIIPRHLLLAVRNDEELGKLLAGVTIAHGGVVPNINTVLLPKRTAEKEGKAPKSPKKAPKSPKKAAKSPKKAATPKKA